The Perognathus longimembris pacificus isolate PPM17 chromosome 3, ASM2315922v1, whole genome shotgun sequence nucleotide sequence CTGTGTTGGGTGGCCTGTTTCCAGGTAAACTGCTtgctttccattttccatttttcagtttatttctcttttcatccttcctttctttatattttctccttAACCTTCACTGTAGTCAATCCCAGTCTTTTAGAATGTCAATCTAAGCACAAGATGGAGAAACACTGCCAACAAAAGAAGATGGATTTTTAGGCCTGGTCAAAGTCATTGCCAGGCCGCGTGTGCCTCACGGGTCTCTAGTTTTGAGAATTACCTGTCAGCCTGTTGCAACCTGTGTGTCTGATTACCAAAGACACCATTTGTCCCTAGCCATTAGCTGAGTTGAACTCAGCCAGCATTGACATAGAAAATGTGCAACAAAAAAATTTAGTGTGTTTTTAGTTCTTTGAATGGTCACTAAAGCTGTGAGTTATGAGTAACTTGTTTTGTAGTTTAAATTCTTGTCTCATATATTTCCAAACGCTAAAATGCATATACGTGAGAAATGTAATGCTTTTTAGGTGGGGAGAGCAAAGATTTATCTCCACCTTTCAAAAACTGGGTACCTATGTAGTTTAAAAATGCACTTTTAAGCTATTGACTTGAGTTTTTATCTAAGTAGAATTTTGTCAAACCTTTCCCAAGGtatctcctttttttcctcttttccttttcgaAATCATATTATAAGAGAAATTCAAGCAAGTAGTTGAGAAGAGGGAGGAATTGGCCAGTCAGGTGAGGTGGAGAATAGCTTGGGTATAAATTACAGATTGTTATCTTAAAACCTTTTCCCCATTTTCCTTAAATCTTTGGTTTCCTCCTCTTTGGAAGCCGGAGTGAGGGTCCCCTGTTAAATCATGGGGTAGTAGAGGCCTTAGAGGTGAGCTCAGTTCATCTCCATGTTTCTATACAAGAGCAAGCTCAGCTCAGTCTAGCTGGAGGTCTTTTTATGTTTGGAACTTAAGAAGGACATTCAATATACTGCCCTCAATACTCAGCAGAATGCTTATTAGGCTTTGCTAGTGGGAAATTTGTGTAATGaatactgtattttctttaatCTGGTCAATTTGAGGTTATCcagaaaatcttttttatttctttaaaaaaagaaaatatctgtatcatttttccttttaaaaattatttagattCTAGTCCAACTTCATATTTTAGGAGCTATAAGTCATTATAAATCTGTATTGTCCCTGTAAAATAGTATAAGTGCAAACAAACTATGAAGATTGTACCATATATCTGTTAATCTTGGGGAAATCTCCCAGAAATTATTTTGAAACCCTTGAGTTATCCATTTTTGAGTATTCCTTctttaataaaaaagtaaactaGGAGGGGGTAGTAAAGGGTTTACATTGTGTTTATGTGTAGGTTGTATTCTCAGTTATTGTTTGTGCCTTAGGAAAGCAAAATTCCACATTTTTCTCCCTTAAGAGAGCTCACGTGTAGCTGATCAGTACCTTCTGCGTGTAGGTCCTATCACTCAAGTACTAGGTTGGTTCCTGCAGGAACTACTTACTATGTTGTGGTCATAGGCTACACTCCAGATTCTTGCCATGTATTGCACAAATGCTTGCTACCATTTGATCAAGCTTCAAACAAGAGAATCTATATAGACAGGAATAAATTCCTTATGCTTTAAACAGAAGCCTAGTGTTGTATTTTCTCTGAAAGGTAGTCCATTTCTTCTCGTTTCTggtaaaatgagaggaaaagtgGCTCACTTCAAAGGGTTAGTGTGTGGAAGAGGTCAGCTGGGAAGTAGGAGGGCCTTTCTCTCTGACATTCTCCCCCAGCCTCCTTGGAGGTAGTCTCTTCCCACTGATTTCACAGTTCCGGAATGGAATGCACGTAGCGATCTGGTCTGAGGTACAGATggtgtctttctgtgcctgtgcTTCTCCCTTCTAGGTGCACTTTTCCATTCTCTCTGGAGTTAGAAACTGACAACTAGACCCAACTGGGAAGCAGGAGCATTTGCAAATCCTACCAGTGATTCTGATGGATTACCAGGGTTGAGATATAATAGGTTAAACCATTCTTATCATACTAGTAATAGTCACATTTAGTGAATGACCTTGTGTCATTAGTTTATACATGCCCTACTTATAAACTATTAGGAACTAGATAAGGAAACAGACTTCAAACACTTGCTAGTTGGTATGCTGAGTGTATTACATgtatatctcatttaattctacaATAACAGATAGTTACCTTCCTGTTTatgaatgaggaaactgagatttggaaAGGTTAAGTAATTTGTCTGCAGCCACACAGGTAGGCACATGATTTGAACCCATGTTTTCTAATTCCAGAACGAATGTTTAAcggtggggtttttgttgttgttgttgttgttcccttTTTCATAACTTTGAGTTACTACATTGCCTGGTTAAGTGAAGCTTAATATTTTTGCTGGACACTTAGAATTACTTGTTTAAGTTTTTCTTGCTGGTGGCACAGCTGGCCTTCGGTTGTCCCTTAGTGTTTTGTTACATTACCATGTTATCACGCATTAGCTTGTAGTATGCTGGAAAGTGAAATGGCTCTGAAATTTAAATTCCACTTTTGACACTTGGGATTATGGTATCTTAGTCAAAATTAGTTAACATCTTTGgtcttcagtttcctcatttattcAAATAAAGTAGTCTTGCAAGttgttttgagaattgaatgaaATAAGCTGTATTGAAGATATGGGTATAATTAGAGTAAATAGGGTTAGTCATTTTCTTATCTGTCTTTTTGTCTATCAAGCAGTTAGCTACATTGATAGTCACAGTTATTAatgctttgggttttttaaatctttaagttgtataaaggagttaccatGATTAATACATCTTGATCCTTTTAGCttttaagtaaatatattttaaagtttggTACTTCTTTGAGCCATACTGAAATTTTTCTAAGTAATCATAACTATATAACTTGGAGTACTTCTTTTACCATTTGAAACCATCTTTACTTAGGTTTAACATGGTACTGAGAATGAGAGGTGGAAAGTATTCaaagagaatttcatggcctaatctcagttctttaaaaatatatagcctAGAATGTCATCTAAACtgtctttttatctttccttATCAAAACAAACATCATTAGAGCAGAATCAGAAACCTTGCTAATGCCAACATAGGAACTCTTTCTTTCATACCATGAACTCTGTTATGCTACAGTTTCATAGAAGGAGATTAAATTATCTGCCAAGACTTGTTGAAGTCACACATGGTGCTTTGTGGGTATGTGCACTAAGACTCCCTAAGGAAAATGTCCTTTTGCCTGGGGATGCACTAACTCACTTAGTCCTTAGTGAGCACTGTTGCTATTTAAAAGTTCTGATTACTGCCTGATATGCttctcctcccttttttcttcctagGTCAGTAAAATTGTGTCAAATGTTCCTCAGTTGGAGTTTCTAAACCTGAGTTCCAACCCTCTGAATTTGTCGGTTTTAGAAAGAACGTGTGCTGGGTCCTTCTCTGGGGTTCGCAAACTTGTCCTGAACAACAGCAAAACTTCCTGGGAGACTGTCCACACGCTACTACAGGAGTTACCAGAGTAAGCCCAGAGAGCATGGTGGACAGGGCGCTGTGTTGCCATCTGTGTTAACACATAGGATTGCTGCTGATCTCCCACCTCAGAAATACTAGAACTGCAGTGTGCATGAAAAAGAGGTTAGAGAAATGAAGCGTTCCGAAGGAGGATGTGAGAATAGCCTGGCAGCAGCTCTAGTGGAAGACGTGTTCGGTGTTGAGTAGACGTAGACGTGGGATGTGGCATCCCTTGGCATCCTGGAAGAAGCACTTCCATACTAGCTTGGCCCTCTTCCATTTTTATCTTCTGATTACCTAATTTCAGAATTTTGAGCTCCTTTCTTTGGGAggtaaaaataatcatttcatttAACACTCAGATTATTAAAAGCCTCTATGGCCTGATGGAGAAGCAGACTGGTATTCCTTTCAACAATTTAAGACACAAATCATGCTTCTGTTTGTAAGTTTAGAAATGCTTTCCTTATTATTGCTAGGCATATACATGTGCAGAGGAAGGAGttataagaaataagaaatatatgaAGCTGTAGTTTCCTTGTCCAAATATAAAAATTGTTACAAACTCTTTAGAGCCTCATCTCGTACTACTTTGTGCATCTTAATTTCTCACTCTCATGCTAATGAGATTTCCTCCCTGCAGATAGCTTGACGTTGAATGAGCTTGTGAATCCTAGATCATACTGTTACCTTTGACAAGCTGCTTAACCTCTTTCAGTTCAGTTTCCTTGTGTGTAAAGTAGGCACAGCTATATTGATTTTTCAGAAATAGAAGTTATATCTATTATATCCCTGACCTAGGATCTGACACAGGGCTGGGATTCAgtagttattatttcttttaataagtatttattcatgtttctagaattttcttccaTCTCAGCATGTGTGAGGTCACCTCTCCTAAAAGGCCATGCATTCTTTCCTGGCTATTCTAACTACAGCTTCAAGTTCCTGCCTTACAAATCACTGTTGTACTTAGAATTGGTATTGCTTAGTATATCACTTAAGCACACAATTAATATAGGACTAGCTTATATCACTCTGTTGTTTTGCATACTTTAGGTTTTGTCAACCTAGCTCCCAAGTATTTTGAGTTTCAAGAAGATATCTTTATTTTTACCCTATAATACCTACCAGAGTCTGACATAGGTACTCATTTATCTATTGGATGTATGAAAATAGGTATAAAGTAAAAACTAAACTGCTTGAAGCAACgaaatgtttcctttctttgcagTTTGGAGGAGCTTTTCCTGTGCCTTAACGACTATGAAACAGTGTCTTGTTCTTCTACTTGCTGTCATTCTCTTAAGCTCCTACATATAACAGACAATAACCTCCAAGACTGGACTGAAATCCGAAAGTTAGGAGTTATGTTTCCTTCCCTGGATACACTCGTACTGGCCAACAATCACTTGAATGCTATTGAGGAGCCGAATGATTCCCTGGCCAGATTGTTTCCTAATCTGAGGTCCATCAGCCTCCACAAGTCAGGTAAGGAACAGCCTTGGTCTCATTCTATATGCAAATGGATTTGAGCTTATGCATGCAGTATATTTCTTTCAGTCATAGCTAAACTTTTTAATAGGATGAATTTTCAACATGATATACAGAGGCCTATGGAACATTTTCATAAATGCTCTGACAAATATTAAGTACATAGCACATTagcaatttatattttatacattagCAAGGTAATAATTTGAAATGAAAGTGATGAATTGGATAgtataaaaaaggaataaaagaaagaattacaAAGTAGACTATTTTATCTGGACTTGAGGTAAGTAATCGCAATCTGTTGTGACTTTTCAAATGCTTACTTTTCTAGTTACTCTATATAATTGATTTATTGTCAGCCAATCCTCATTCTCTTAGAGATGCATATGGTTAGCCCTTTTTCTtattagtaattttttaaagaatagttgTGGactaggtactggtgactcacatctataatcctagctactcagtggacactgagatttgaggatcacggttcaaagacagcccaggcaggaaagtccatgagactcttatcttcagttaagtaccaaaaactgaagtggagctatggctcaacagctagagtgctaaccttgaacaaaagaagctcgagAACAGTGGCCAGCtctagagttccagccccatgagcAGCAGAGGACAAAATCAAAAAGTATACTTTCAGGTTCACAGCAAACTTGAGTAGAAGGTACATATTTCCAATGTACTTGCTGTTCCCATACAAACAAGCTCTGTCACTGTCAACATTgcccagcagggctgggaatatggcctagtggcaagagcacttgcctcctacacatgaagctctgggttcgattgcccagcaccacatatatggaaaatggccagaaggggcgctgtggctcaggtggcagagtgctagccttgagcgggaagaagccagggacagtgctcaggccctgagtccaaggcccaggactggccaaaaaaaacaacaacaacaaaaaaaacaaccaaaaaaacattGCCCAGCAAAGCAGTACAAACTACATTGAACTATCACTGTCACTCAGACCATCATTTACATTAGGGCTCACTATCAGTGTTATATATTCTTTGGGCTTTAATAAATAGTCACAGGCCATACTTCAGATCGTATAAACTTTTCGCCTTTTACAAATAGTCACAGGTATCTGCCACTGTAGTATTGCACGGATTGTTTCCGTGCCCTAAAAATCCTCTGTGCTAACCTGGTATTACAGATCCTTTTGTCTCTGTACTCTTGCTTTTGTCAGAATGTCCTATATTTGGAGTCTATATGGTGCCTTTGTagattggcttatttcacttagtaataCACATTAAACTTCACCAGGTGTTTTCATGGCTTGATAGTTCTGTTTTCTTCAATCACTGAATGAATAACTCCATTTTTTAGATGTACCACAGTCTGTTTATCCTCCTCCTGAAGCTTCTTGGTTGCTTCCGAGTTTTGGCAGTTGTGAATAAAGCTATAAATATCTGTGTGCAGATTTTTGTGTGGATATAGGTTTTCAATTCATGTAGGTAAATACCAAGGGCATGATTGCTGTATATTTTGGTAAGAGTACATTTAGTTTTGTAAGAAACTGCGTGTCTTTGAAAGTAGTCATACTACTTTACATTTCCGCCAATAATGAATCATTGCTATATTGCTCATCACACTCTTGTCAGTGTTTAGGCTTTGACACTGATTTTAATAGGTACGTGGTGATACATCACTGTTCTGATTTGAAATTTCCTCATGACATAGGAGAATAAGAATCTTTTTCTCctctgctggggattgaactagaGATCTCAtgattgctaggcaaatgctcttccacttgagccacaacaccagccCTTctacattttttgtcttttagacAGGATCTCATACTTTGGCTAGAGCTAGCCTCCTTGTGTGTACCTTCTAAGCAGCTAaggttgcagatgtgagccactgtgctttgCTATTTCCATCCTCTCGATACTGTCTTTCATCCTGTTTCTTAAAACAGTTACATCTGAATGAAATAACCTATAGCTGAAATATTATAACTTAATTTATAACTTAGTTTCAGCACAGAAGTTATGAGTGAGAAATGTCTCAAAGTCAGTATGTTGCACAAGGGAGTTTATTTCACAACTTAGAACCCCTTGATCTAATTCTGTTCTAGAGTGTGGGTGAGAATGGCATTGGCAAGAAGAGGCTGTGTGGCTGGGCTGTTTGCGTCTTAGCAACCTTAGCATTGCTCCTCTGCCTTCACCCTTGCTAATAGTTGATAGAAACAGGAAGGGACTGTGTTGGTCTCTGAAACAGATTTCCTAGGACACTAAATTGACCACCTTCACATCTTATGactatttattttcctctttttgaagACCAGGTACTGACATGGTCGATCCATTTGCTCACAGCCATTATTTTAAGACTTGAAATCATAGCTTATTGTGTGTTATCCTTACCCAAAACTTTAaatttggggttttggttttaACAATGATTTGGGATCCCTTCCATGTCATTAAGATGAAAACATCATGAAAGTGATCAGTTTTAGTTTTGATTCTTTCGACTTTCTCCCATTTTAGaatacattataaaaaaaaattggtatgcctgggctgggaatatggcctactggtagagtgcttgccttgtagacatgAAACCACCCTGggttctgattcctcagcaccacatctatagaaaaagccagaattggcgctgtggctcaagtggtagagtgctagcttgagcaaaaagaagccagggacagtgctcaagttctgagtccaggcccccaggactggcaaaaaaaaacccaaaaaacaaagaaacaaaaaatttgGTATGCCAATATTAACTCTGACCAGTAGTTACATGCCATGTCTTCCTAAAATGAGTTAGCCAGTTTCCCCTTTGAAAACTCTCTATGCTCGTGACATACACTGTGTTTATTGACACCAGCATGGCCCCAACTCCAGGCCATTTTGATAGATCCAGGAGATGAGAATGTGCTAAGAATCAGGTTCTTTCTCCTATACCACTGTGGTTTGGGTTTTTGAGATGAATATCATTATATGacacaagctggcctggaacttgaaatcctcctggcTCAGTAGCTGGGACTTCAGGCTACTACCACCTTGCATATTTTTCTGAAAAAGTCTTGTGTGTTTTACTTTATTCTTGGATAGAGGAAAATGTAAGCTTAAGCTCTCTATTATATTAGATTTTAAGAGTCATTGAAATCTTTTGCccatgtttatctttttatctgtATATTCTTTTTCTGGACTTACTTAAACAATATCTTTCTCAAATTAGGTTTGCAGTCCTGGGAAGACATTGACAAACTAAATTCATTCCCCAAACTTGAAGAAGTGAGATTGCTAGGAATTCCTCTCCTCCAGCCGTATACCACTGAGGAGAGAAGGAAGCTGGTCGTAGCCAGGTTTGTTGTCCTGATTTCATTTGCTTTCTCTTCACAGAGCCTTATTGTTCATTAGAGTGCCCATGCACTCTTTGCTGAGGATAAGAACTAGGAATTTAGCTCTTGAGCAGGCTGGACTTGAAGGAGCTGCTTCTGTAGCTCCCAGTCTTGAATAAAGAAGAATGGACTACAATGAGGAAAATGTGAAGTGCTGTTGCCTAGCTGAGCCCACAATTTCTTCACAGATATCTTCTGTTTTTATGCTTTTGATACTTAACTTATTTGAACTTCCATTTGGGGTCACAAAGTGAAAGTCTGTAGGATGAAGAATCATTTCTGTTGTCGTTGTCTTTGTTTCCTTGGTTAACTTAGTAATCATTTACAGTGCAGATCCCTGGAAACTGGGTAATGTCAGTATGATGAATGTCAGTATGAAGAATGACCACTGTTGTTGGtgtcttcctctgcctcccttgTCTTTAATGTCACAGATGTTGCCTCTAGCCTACTTAAGTCTCCCATGAGTCTGTGTTTTTGTATGACCCTTTAACAGAAATAAGACTTTGCCAAAAATGTAAAGGGCCATGGAGCTTTGCTTTATTCTCTTTGCACACTGTACatagtattttttgtgtgtgtgccagtcctgggccttgaacttttttgctcaaggctagtgttctaccagttgaaccacagccccatctccagctttttttttgggggggggtgctaattggagataagagtctcatggactttcctgaccaggctggctttgaaccaggatcttcacatctcagcttcctaagtggctaggattacagataagagctaccagcacccacttTGTACACAGTAGTCTTGAAAGAGGACTTTAAGGTTCTCTGAGGAAGAGTAATTCTTAAACTAAGGTATTGATCTTTCTGACCAGCTAATACTCCACGGATCGTCACGGCTTCACAGTTGTTCATGTATACGCTAGCATCTCACTGAAGCAGGAAATATCGACACACTTATTTTTAGAACAATGAGTCTTTCATTGAATTTTCTTACATGATTATTCTACAAGTACAATAAATTCCTGGATTATGAAACTATATTATACTAACTGCTCTCTAAACATATGCTGTTTAGTATGGCTGCCACTAGTTAATTGTGGCTATATTCACTTGCAGTTTGTCTTGTTTGATTTCAAATGTGCGAAATACAGGCTGGATCTGAAATAATTTGTGTGTAAGGAATATAAAAtagcttattatttttaaatattgattatATGTTCAAATGATGATACTCTGGATATATTGATTTAAATatagttacaattttttttacaattaatgcttttctttttaaaatgaggcTATAGGGTAATTTTAAATTTGCATATGTGGCTggtattgtatttatttaaattatactgTGCTGTGTAGAATCTTACTTTGAAACAGAGGATATAATCATGAAAGAACAGTATCAcatctaaaaataaaactggattTTCCTGGTTGTTTTATACAGTTTCAGTTCATGTTAGTATTTATGTACAAGCAAAACTATATCAAATGTGTCATTTCAAAAGAAGCGGCTCTGAAGTCAGTTGTTTTATTTCTAAAGCTAAATGGTTTAGTAgcttaaaatgtctttattttgctTTGAACTTACAGATTGCCATCAGTTTCCAAACTTAATGGCAGTGTGGTTACCGATGGTGAACGAGAAGATTCTGAGAGATTTTTCATTCGCTACTACGTGGATGTTCCACAGGAAGAAGTGCCATTCAGGTAAACACTGCCTCTCATTAGCGCAGCAGAGCCCTGTAGAATGCTGAGGCAGCCTAGTAGTATTTGTTTTTGGGGATCCttcttagaagaaagaaaaggaaagggaaaaaacacaaaagcagaccaactttccctcctttcccacaATGTATTGCATGTCTTGCACCCATATAAAGGATGATTGAATGTTTGACTGGTTCCAGTAATTCCCACTGCATACTTGATGCCATCAATTCCCTTTCATTCCTCTTCTGCAAGATCATTCCCTTACCTACCCTAAAATTAGTCTCTTCATCTATAGTACATCTGATTTTAGGATATAAACTATGTTTTACAATTGAGAAGTCTTGGCAAATGAGAATTTGGTACATAGAATATGAGAAAAAGACCAGAAAAATAGATCTTAGAGGAAGCATTAAAGAAATTAAGATGGTTAAGTGGGAAAAGAGTTGAGATGTGCTATTTAGCTGATACTTAATAGTCTACACAGGTAAAAGGAGTATAAGATGTGATagagggggttgggaatatgtcttagtggtagagtgcttgcctagcatgcatgaaaccctgggttccattcctcagaaccacataaacagaaaaagccagaagaggtgctgtggctcaagtggtagagtgttagccatgagcaaaaaagaagccaaggacggtacccaggccttaaattcaagcaccaggactggcaagaaaagaaaaaaaaaatgtaatagagGAAAATCtcttaagaatttaaaaaaaaaaaagacctttgaaAGCAGGTTTCTAGTTTTTGGCAACTAGACTTGGTTACCAAAAGAAGTTACATATGGTCCTTTTTAAGACTAAACTGCACATTAtaatgcatgcctataattccagcacttgggtgCCAGGGCAGGATACAAGTTCCGGGCAATCCTGAGTTACATGATAAaactttgtctcaaaacaaaaagtaaaaattaaaatggaaagctGATGGATTGAGGGCTaagaagaaagaagccaagggTGACCTGGAGGTTCTTGTCTTGCACAACTGGAAGGATGGAAGAATGGAGGGAAACTTGCAGAGGAATAGGATTGGGAAAGGGAGGGTATCACAGTCAACATTTGGTTTCAGACATATTGTATGTCAAGATTCAGGAGACAGTATCAAGAAAGGAATTGTAACGCTAGTCTGAAATTTAGGGACAGGCGAAATGTGACAGTtactaaagaaaacatttaaagccACAAAGCAGACTAAAAGTGTGAAGATGATGAGTAGCAAAGGGGAAAGGCCTAAGTGTGAAGGTGTGGAATGAGCTCAACCTTTAGAGGTCAAGAACACAGAGGAGCCAGCCAAGGAAATGTGCAAGCTTCTTGAATGTAGACACTACTCCTTTGTCCTTTCATCTCTAGTTTCTAGCCCAGTGCCTCTTGGTTTATAGTAGGTATTCAGTAAGTAAATTAAACTATCCTCTCCAACGCAACGAGAATCCAGAGTTATTTCCTAGAAGTTCTTCTGGTCAGGCAGAAGAGTCCAGTAATGGAAACATGAGCAGCCCAGGGAGAACATCTCTCCAGTCACCGTAGCACACCCTGCACTTTCTGTGAAACAGCACACCACTGCTACCCAAGCCACTGAGGGACAAGGCACGGGAAAGGCTTGGAAGAAAGAGTCTATTGACTGCAAAAGCAAACACTACAGTGCTCAAAGGCCAAGAATCAGAAAATAGAGGCTTTCATCTTTGATTGttttacaaagtaaataaaagtgaTAATTCATTTTTACTAGAAGAAGCTATTGCATTGAGGCTAAATTTCCAGCCCCACCTACCAGTACAAGGCTTCAGAAAGGATAATTGAGCACCTGTAACTCTTACACTTACACGACACACTTAAACACTCAAGTGTGTGTCCTTTCGGTCccctaaacatttttttctggaatagCAAAACAATATATAAATCTCTAGATCAGCCTTAAAGACTTCCTTTGACAAAACACTTAGTCACATGGAAACAGATGCAAATAGTCCATGTAACTTGCAAAATAACTTTGCTACCACAAAGGATGTTCAGCCAATCATAATGACTCTACTTATGCCCTCAAAAACAGTTTGGGTAACTTAATTATGACTAAGTAAAGAAGAGCTATTTCATGTTTAATTGACACAGgtaggaaaatgaaaagagaaggaaaagcttAGGGAACCAAGTTAAAGGAACGTTTGATGGAAGTTAGCATTTATAGGAAGTTCAAGTTaagcagtgttttgttttttaatgtcatCTTTTCTCCAAAATGTTTCCTCCACCCTTCTTGAAAACTAAGGCTCAAATGTAATTTCATATGAGACACTAGATTATCTATAGCGTCATCCTTTTTTACCTTTCAATAACTACTCCTCATTTGGTAGTATTTAAGGGTCAGGTTATGCATGTAATTTGGAAGACAAGTAAAAAAGTGTAGTACTAATAATCTTTTTAGATATCACTTCCTAATTCACAACTAATACATTTTAATTCTGGGTTATTCATCATCCTGTTGCCATCAGCACAAGAACTATCATAGTTCCTTTGTAAGTTTTGTACATAGTTCCTGGCACCTTACAAGGGCTCAGGAAATACGTGCTGATAAGGTAGATAAATCCACTACAGGATTTACATAAAAACTACAAGGGACCAAGTATCATAGTGGATACAAAGCACCTTTATAGCCAACTTTGGCTGTCAAGCAATGAAAGCCTGTCCTCTTGGGGAGAGGAACAGGACTGAAGACATCTGAGATAAGGAACCTGAAAGGAGTTCAAAAAGAGAGGAGCAAacattttcttctccattccctAAAAGCTAGAACACAGGGAAAGTGACATAAACATGCAATTTCAAATCTGAAGTGCAATGCAGAGAGTCTACCTGAGATTATTAACAACAGATATGGAAGAGTCACAAATCCAAAGGTGAGCTGTAAATGTCTGATGCCTGTCTAAGAGAGTCAG carries:
- the Tbcel gene encoding tubulin-specific chaperone cofactor E-like protein, whose translation is MDQPSGRSFMQVLCEKYSPENFPYRRGPGMGVHVPATPQGSPMKDRLNLPSVLVLNSCGITCAGDEREIAAFCAHVSELDLSDNKLEDWHEVSKIVSNVPQLEFLNLSSNPLNLSVLERTCAGSFSGVRKLVLNNSKTSWETVHTLLQELPDLEELFLCLNDYETVSCSSTCCHSLKLLHITDNNLQDWTEIRKLGVMFPSLDTLVLANNHLNAIEEPNDSLARLFPNLRSISLHKSGLQSWEDIDKLNSFPKLEEVRLLGIPLLQPYTTEERRKLVVARLPSVSKLNGSVVTDGEREDSERFFIRYYVDVPQEEVPFRYHELITKYGKLEPLAEVDLRPQSSAKVEVHFNDHVEEMSIRLDQTVAELKKQLKSLVQLPTSNMLLYYFDHEAPFGPEEMKYSSRALHSFGIRDGDKIYVESKTK